TCAAAATTGCTTGGCATCGGTGAGTCTTATCTTAGACAAACTGCTTCGGAAATGCCTGAACTGCACGTTAGTATGAGCCCTGGCGGTCGACGCACGTTCACGATCGAAGATATTCATTCAATCCGTAAGCACCTGGACCTGATTGGCCGCGGGAACCGGCGCTACCTGCCCCATCGTCGCACGGGGGAGCAGCTTCAAGTCGTCTCGGTGATGAATTTCAAAGGCGGCTCGGGCAAGACGACGACAGCCGCGCATCTGGCACAGTACCTGGCAATGCGTGGCTACCGGGTTCTCGCGATTGATCTTGATCCCCAAGCAAGCCTTTCCGCACTCTTCGGCAGTCAGCCAGAAACTGACGTTGGTCCGAACGAAACACTCTATGGCGCCATCCGGTATGATGACGAGCAGGTCCCAATCGAGCAGGTTGTCCGAGGAACGTACATCCCGGATCTTCATCTAATTCCTGGCAATCTTGAACTGATGGAGTTTGAGCACGATACCCCGCGCGCGCTTATGAACCGGAAGGAAGGTGACACGCTTTTTTACGGTCGGATCAGTCAGGTCATCGAAGACATCGCGGACAACTACGATGTCGTCGTTATCGATTGCCCTCCCCAACTTGGCTATCTCACGCTTTCAGCTCTGACCGCCGCAACCTCGATCCTCGTCACCGTCCATCCCCAGATGTTGGATGTAATGTCGATGAACCAGTTTCTGGCGATGACCTCGAATCTCCTTCGGGAAATCGAGAACGCAGGCGCCCAGTTCAAGTTCAATTGGATGCGCTACCTCGTCACTCGTTTTGAACCGAGCGATGGCCCGCAGAACCAGATGGTGGGCTATCTGCGTTCGATCTTTGGCGAAAATGTCCTCAATTTTCCGATGCTCAAGACGACCGCCGTTTCGGACGCTGGCCTGACGAATCAAACCCTCTTTGAGGTTGAGCGCGGACAGTTCACGCGCTCGACCTATGATCGGGCCTTAGAGGCGATGAACGCCGTCAACGACGAGATCGAAACTCTAATCAAAAAAGCATGGGGTAGAACCACATGAGTCGGAAGCACCTCCTTGACGTCACCACGGACGCGCCCGACAGCTCATCAGCTGCTGAACACAGAGCGGCAAAGACTCGCTCCATGCCGCTTCTCGGCGTGACCAGAAAAGAACGAGATCCAGCGACGAAGCTGACTGCAAACATCGGTAACGCGTTGCGCGAGCAAAATGATCGTCTTGGTCGTGCCGAGGAGATCGAGCGGCGTCTCGCCGAAGGTCAGGCCGTGGTTGAACTGAACGCGTCGTCAATCGAGCCGTCCTTCGTTCAGGATCGCATGCAAGGTGATATCGAAGGACTTCTTGCATCCATCCGCGAGCAAGGACAGCAGGTCCCAATCCTTGTGAGACCTCATCCCGTTAAACCCGCGCACTACCAAGTTGCCTTTGGACATCGCCGGCTGCGCGCCGTTTCGGAGCTAGGACTGCCGGTCAAGGCGGTTGTTCGAGACTTGACGGACGAGCAGTTGGTTGTCGCACAGGGTCAGGAAAACAATGAGCGCGAAGACCTCACCTTCATCGAAAAGGCACGTTTCGCACACAAGCTAAACAAGCAGTTTCCACGAGAAATCGTCATCGCGGCTATGTCAATCGATAAAAGCAACTTGTCGAAGATGCTCCTGCTTGTTGACGCCCTCCCCTCTGAATTGATCGATGCCA
The sequence above is drawn from the Rhizobium etli 8C-3 genome and encodes:
- the repA gene encoding plasmid partitioning protein RepA, whose product is MAKTAAKPAPVVEGLTALMERHADALSSQLQAHHLKVFPPTSEKGIRSFAPSEASKLLGIGESYLRQTASEMPELHVSMSPGGRRTFTIEDIHSIRKHLDLIGRGNRRYLPHRRTGEQLQVVSVMNFKGGSGKTTTAAHLAQYLAMRGYRVLAIDLDPQASLSALFGSQPETDVGPNETLYGAIRYDDEQVPIEQVVRGTYIPDLHLIPGNLELMEFEHDTPRALMNRKEGDTLFYGRISQVIEDIADNYDVVVIDCPPQLGYLTLSALTAATSILVTVHPQMLDVMSMNQFLAMTSNLLREIENAGAQFKFNWMRYLVTRFEPSDGPQNQMVGYLRSIFGENVLNFPMLKTTAVSDAGLTNQTLFEVERGQFTRSTYDRALEAMNAVNDEIETLIKKAWGRTT
- the repB gene encoding plasmid partitioning protein RepB, with the translated sequence MSRKHLLDVTTDAPDSSSAAEHRAAKTRSMPLLGVTRKERDPATKLTANIGNALREQNDRLGRAEEIERRLAEGQAVVELNASSIEPSFVQDRMQGDIEGLLASIREQGQQVPILVRPHPVKPAHYQVAFGHRRLRAVSELGLPVKAVVRDLTDEQLVVAQGQENNEREDLTFIEKARFAHKLNKQFPREIVIAAMSIDKSNLSKMLLLVDALPSELIDAIGAAPGVGRPSWQQLAELVEKASPPAGAAKYAASEEVQALPSSERFKAVIDHLKPRRTARGLPDVLSTPDGDRLAQVTQSKSKLEITIDRKATPDFAAFVLEHLPALYQEHRAKHQRKQGV